A stretch of Brassica rapa cultivar Chiifu-401-42 chromosome A08, CAAS_Brap_v3.01, whole genome shotgun sequence DNA encodes these proteins:
- the LOC103835606 gene encoding transmembrane emp24 domain-containing protein p24delta9, whose translation MVLRPEYLCTFLLTIAILSHVSQPLHFELKSGKSKCISEDIKSNAMTVGKYTVVNPNEPHPTPQSHKINIRVTSSQGNTYHHAEEVDSGQFSFTAVEGGEYSACFAAHDHKPDVTLSIDLEWGSGVHYKSLGSLAKKSKVEVMEFEVKALIETVNSIHDEMFYLRDREEEMQDLNRATNSKMAWLGLLSLFVCLGVAGMQFMHLKTFFEKKKVI comes from the exons ATGGTTCTCCGACCAGAATATCTATGCACATTCCTCTTAACCATAGCCATCCTATCGCACGTTTCCCAACCCCTCCACTTCGAGTTAAAATCAGGCAAATCAAAATGCATCTCGGAGGACATCAAAAGCAATGCAATGACCGTCGGAAAGTACACCGTCGTCAACCCCAACGAGCCTCACCCTACTCCACAATCTCACAAGATCAACATAAGG GTGACGTCGAGTCAGGGGAACACGTACCATCACGCGGAGGAGGTGGACTCGGGGCAGTTCTCGTTCACGGCGGTGGAAGGTGGAGAATACTCGGCGTGTTTCGCTGCTCACGATCATAAGCCTGACGTGACGTTGAGTATCGATTTGGAATGGGGAAGTGGTGTTCATTACAAGAGTTTGGGTAGTTTGGCGAAGAAGAGCAAAGTCgaa GTCATGGAGTTTGAAGTAAAGGCTTTGATTGAAACCGTTAACTCGATTCATGATGAGATGTTTTATCTTAGAGACAG GGAGGAAGAGATGCAGGATCTGAACAGGGCTACAAACTCGAAGATGGCGTGGTTGGGTTTGCTCTCTCTTTTTGTATGCTTAGGAGTTGCTGGGATGCAGTTTATGCACTTGAAGACGTTTTTTGAGAAGAAGAAAGTCATCTAA
- the LOC117127479 gene encoding uncharacterized protein LOC117127479 → MDTYLPHMRAGGIYRLHNFFGSNNKTLYRVSEPSVTITFSSTSVLSDLEDSSVCFPEDRFRFYGYEEFNAACDLKGDLYDYVGHIKLVNGQVLNDSLVVDEAEIASTRRVLLHVQTHDGPVMKMYLWDKAASDFGERFKASGGTASVILVTTLNPKRYGGLYHQLFLIILRSCIGWSRNLIWLG, encoded by the exons ATGGACACTTATTTGCCACACATGAGAGCTGGTGGCATTTACAGGCTCCATAATTTTTTCGGGTCTAATAACAAGACATTGTATCGGGTATCCGAGCCAAGTGTCACCATCACCTTCTCATCGACCTCTGTCCTCTCTGATCTAGAGGACAGTTCGGTTTGTTTCCCTGAGGACCGTTTCCGATTCTATGGATATGAGGAGTTCAATGCTGCCTGCGACTTGAAAGGGGATCTTTATG attATGTTGGCCACATCAAACTTGTGAATGGGCAGGTCCTCAATGACAGTCTCGTGGTAGATGAAGCCGAGATAGCTTCAACCCGACGAGTTCTGCTTCATGTTCAAACACATGA TGGTCCGGTGATGAAGATGTACCTCTGGGACAAGGCTGCTTCAGACTTTGGTGAAAGATTCAAGGCGTCTGGAGGAACTGCGAGTGTTATCTTAGTCACCACCTTAAACCCGAAACGATATGGAGGTTTGTATCATCAgctttttcttatcattttaaGAAGTTGCATAGGATGGTCAAGGAATCTTATCTGGTTAGGTTAG